One Myxococcus stipitatus DNA segment encodes these proteins:
- a CDS encoding glutamine amidotransferase, whose translation MRQPSRVKNVLLLKAGDAAEHVRRSVGDYEQWFLRTIGLSGYRFDILPVHRDAPLPPDASGYDAVLMTGSPLSVTQLAPWMTRAADFMLTAAERGRPVLGVCFGHQLLARAYGGHVARNPEGRETGTVTVSLTDAGRADALFDGVPEHFEAQATHEDVVIQVPEGARVLAGNRNTAAQALAFRANVRGVQFHPEAPPEALRAVIEARCEGLEAEAVSRGERPGQCVPRLLSGLRPTPAGPRILLNFLERFT comes from the coding sequence ATGCGGCAACCTTCCCGGGTGAAGAACGTCTTGTTGCTGAAAGCCGGAGACGCGGCGGAGCACGTGCGTCGCTCGGTGGGTGATTATGAGCAGTGGTTCCTGCGCACCATTGGACTGTCGGGCTATCGCTTCGACATCCTGCCTGTGCATCGGGACGCGCCACTGCCCCCGGATGCCTCCGGGTATGACGCGGTGCTGATGACGGGCTCGCCGCTGTCGGTGACGCAGCTGGCGCCGTGGATGACGCGCGCCGCGGACTTCATGTTGACCGCGGCCGAGCGCGGCAGGCCGGTATTGGGGGTGTGCTTCGGCCACCAACTGCTCGCGCGGGCCTATGGCGGCCACGTGGCGCGCAACCCCGAGGGCCGCGAGACGGGCACCGTCACGGTGTCCCTCACCGACGCGGGGCGCGCGGACGCGCTCTTCGACGGCGTCCCCGAGCACTTCGAGGCGCAGGCCACGCACGAGGACGTCGTCATCCAGGTGCCGGAGGGCGCGCGGGTGCTCGCGGGCAACCGCAACACCGCGGCGCAGGCGCTGGCCTTCCGCGCGAACGTGCGCGGCGTGCAGTTCCACCCGGAGGCCCCCCCGGAGGCGCTGCGGGCCGTCATCGAGGCGCGGTGCGAGGGGCTGGAGGCGGAGGCCGTCTCGCGCGGCGAGCGCCCGGGGCAGTGCGTGCCCCGGCTCTTGTCCGGGCTTCGTCCCACTCCCGCCGGGCCGCGAATCCTGCTGAACTTCCTCGAGCGCTTCACCTGA
- a CDS encoding aldehyde dehydrogenase family protein: protein MLDARSLTPRLPVPQLLIDGQGVDPVEGGMLPVVNPATGEKVCDVPSATAADVDRAVKAARRAFESGPWSRMSARERGKLIRKLADLLWQRREEFALVESLNNGKTFRDAIRGDVAPGAGTLSYFADWADKIHGEVLPVDGPFHTYVLKEPVGVVGAIVPWNYPTCLLCWKLGPALAAGCTVVVKPSEMTPLTAMKLGALALEAGIPPGVLNVVTGYGDPAGEALARHPDVDKISFTGSGRTARRLMQASAGSNLKKLTLELGGKSPQVIFPDADMDRAVEACFWGIFGNKGETCNAGSRVLVHERVYDDFVGRLAERASKLRVGDPLDPNTEMGAQVSQRQLDTILGFVESGRQQGARLLAGGARDTEGAKAKGYFMRPTIFGDVRPDMRIAQEEIFGPVLACLRFRDDAHAVELANGTLYGLAASLWTHDVAKAHALARKLKSGVVWINCFNEFDDAAPFGGYKESGWGRDLSHHALEGYLQCKAVWTRLPTDT from the coding sequence ATGCTTGACGCACGCTCGCTCACCCCACGGCTGCCCGTCCCGCAACTCCTCATCGACGGGCAGGGGGTCGACCCCGTCGAGGGGGGGATGCTCCCGGTGGTGAATCCCGCCACCGGCGAGAAGGTGTGCGACGTGCCGAGCGCCACCGCCGCGGACGTGGACCGCGCGGTGAAGGCCGCCCGGCGCGCCTTCGAGTCCGGCCCGTGGAGCCGCATGTCGGCGCGCGAGCGCGGCAAGCTCATCCGCAAGCTGGCGGACCTGCTGTGGCAGCGCCGCGAGGAGTTCGCGCTCGTCGAGTCGCTCAACAACGGCAAGACGTTCCGCGACGCCATCCGGGGCGACGTGGCGCCCGGCGCGGGCACGCTGTCGTACTTCGCGGACTGGGCGGACAAGATTCACGGCGAGGTGCTCCCCGTGGACGGCCCCTTCCACACGTACGTGCTGAAGGAGCCGGTGGGCGTGGTGGGCGCCATCGTCCCGTGGAACTACCCCACGTGTCTGTTGTGCTGGAAGCTGGGGCCCGCGCTGGCGGCCGGCTGCACGGTCGTCGTGAAGCCCTCGGAGATGACGCCGCTGACGGCGATGAAGCTGGGCGCGCTCGCGCTGGAGGCGGGCATCCCGCCCGGCGTCCTCAACGTGGTGACGGGCTACGGCGACCCCGCGGGCGAGGCGCTCGCGCGCCACCCGGACGTGGACAAGATTTCGTTTACCGGCTCCGGCCGCACCGCGCGCCGGCTGATGCAGGCGTCGGCGGGCAGCAACCTGAAGAAGCTGACGCTGGAGCTGGGGGGCAAGAGCCCGCAGGTCATCTTCCCCGACGCGGACATGGACCGCGCGGTGGAGGCGTGCTTCTGGGGCATCTTCGGCAACAAGGGTGAGACGTGCAACGCGGGCAGCCGCGTGCTCGTGCACGAGCGCGTGTACGACGACTTCGTGGGCCGGCTGGCGGAGCGCGCGAGCAAGCTGCGCGTGGGGGACCCGCTGGACCCGAATACGGAGATGGGCGCGCAGGTCAGCCAGCGGCAGCTCGACACCATCCTCGGCTTCGTGGAGAGCGGCAGGCAGCAGGGCGCCAGGCTGCTGGCGGGGGGCGCGCGCGACACGGAGGGCGCCAAGGCGAAGGGCTACTTCATGCGGCCCACCATCTTCGGCGACGTACGGCCGGACATGCGCATCGCCCAGGAGGAGATCTTCGGGCCGGTGCTGGCGTGTCTGCGCTTCCGGGACGACGCGCACGCGGTGGAGCTGGCCAACGGCACGCTCTACGGCCTGGCCGCGTCGCTGTGGACGCACGACGTGGCGAAGGCGCACGCGCTGGCGCGCAAGCTCAAGAGCGGCGTGGTGTGGATCAACTGCTTCAACGAGTTCGACGATGCCGCTCCGTTCGGCGGCTACAAGGAGTCCGGCTGGGGCCGTGATTTGTCCCACCACGCGCTGGAGGGCTACCTCCAGTGCAAGGCGGTGTGGACGCGGCTGCCGACGGACACCTGA
- a CDS encoding glutamine synthetase family protein, giving the protein MPTRPKAKVLTHPAVARRARAKERGGAVRGASGREAHGTDTLKRWLDDHGARNVKVAAMDIDGVWRGKYISVEKFLSAVKGGLGFCDVVFGWDLGDELLDNTQVTGWHTGYPDAHATVDVSTGRMIPWEPDTAAFLLDFVNADGTPFEASPRQLLHKVAARARKLGYLPRFGAEYEFFIFKEQPHTLKEKGFHDLTPLTPGMFGYSWLRTSLNAPLVHALIDGCNGFGLDIEGFHTETGPGVFEAAIRYDDVERSADKAALFKTVVKEICARHGLTACFMAKVNAKLPGCSGHVHQSLWDLKGEHNLFHEEGAPHGMSRLMRHYIGGQLELMPELTALYWPTINSYKRSVENTWAPTTATWGLENRTCAVRVIGESAKAMRIEYRQLGADMNAYIGMAASLAAGLWGIEHEVEPPPACNANAYAIRDAAPLPRNLKEAVALLKDSERARALLGEGFVDHFVRTREWEVRQYERAVTNWELERYLELI; this is encoded by the coding sequence ATGCCGACGCGTCCCAAGGCGAAGGTCCTCACGCATCCGGCCGTGGCTCGCAGGGCTCGCGCGAAGGAGCGCGGAGGGGCGGTACGTGGCGCGTCCGGCCGGGAGGCGCATGGCACCGACACGTTGAAGCGCTGGCTGGACGACCATGGCGCGAGGAACGTGAAGGTGGCCGCCATGGACATCGACGGTGTCTGGCGCGGCAAGTACATCTCCGTGGAGAAGTTCCTGAGCGCGGTCAAGGGAGGGCTGGGCTTCTGCGACGTCGTCTTCGGCTGGGACCTGGGCGACGAGCTGCTCGACAACACCCAGGTGACGGGCTGGCACACCGGCTATCCGGACGCGCACGCGACGGTGGATGTGTCCACCGGCCGCATGATTCCGTGGGAGCCGGACACCGCGGCCTTCCTGCTGGACTTCGTCAACGCGGACGGCACGCCCTTCGAGGCCAGCCCCCGACAGCTCCTCCACAAGGTCGCCGCCCGCGCGCGCAAGCTGGGCTACCTGCCGCGCTTCGGCGCGGAGTACGAGTTCTTCATCTTCAAGGAACAGCCGCACACCTTGAAGGAGAAGGGCTTCCACGACCTCACGCCGCTGACGCCGGGCATGTTCGGCTACTCGTGGCTGCGCACGTCGCTCAACGCGCCGCTGGTGCACGCGCTCATCGACGGGTGCAACGGCTTCGGCCTGGACATCGAGGGCTTCCACACGGAGACGGGGCCGGGCGTGTTCGAGGCGGCCATCCGCTACGACGACGTGGAGCGCTCGGCGGACAAGGCGGCGCTGTTCAAGACGGTGGTGAAGGAGATCTGCGCCCGGCATGGGCTCACCGCGTGCTTCATGGCCAAGGTGAACGCGAAGCTGCCGGGCTGCTCCGGCCACGTGCACCAGTCCCTGTGGGACCTCAAGGGCGAGCACAACCTCTTCCACGAGGAGGGCGCGCCCCACGGGATGAGCCGGTTGATGCGCCACTACATCGGCGGGCAGCTGGAGCTGATGCCGGAGCTCACCGCGCTCTACTGGCCCACCATCAACAGCTACAAGCGCAGCGTGGAGAACACCTGGGCGCCCACCACCGCGACGTGGGGCCTGGAGAACCGCACCTGCGCGGTGCGCGTCATCGGCGAGAGCGCCAAGGCGATGCGCATCGAGTACCGGCAGCTGGGCGCGGACATGAACGCGTACATCGGCATGGCGGCCAGCCTCGCCGCGGGGCTGTGGGGCATCGAGCACGAGGTGGAGCCGCCCCCGGCGTGCAACGCCAACGCGTACGCCATCCGCGACGCGGCGCCGCTGCCTCGCAACCTCAAGGAGGCCGTGGCGCTGCTCAAGGACAGCGAGCGCGCCCGCGCGCTCCTGGGCGAGGGCTTCGTGGACCACTTCGTGCGCACGCGCGAGTGGGAGGTGCGCCAGTACGAGCGCGCCGTCACCAACTGGGAGCTGGAGCGCTACCTGGAGCTCATCTGA
- a CDS encoding iron-containing alcohol dehydrogenase has product MKPFDIPTEPRVTEMAWPTRIVFGAGALQRLPAQARRLKMQRPLLVTDAGVVKAGLATRVLEVMKGAGLACAVFDGVEPNPTEKDVFAGLEAYRANDCDGIVALGGGSALDAGKLVQLLTTHEPPLSRYDDAKGGDQYVRDDLPPLIAIPTTAGTGSEVGRSGVVTLEDTGRKTVIFSPALLPRAAIVDPELTLGLPPGVTAATGMDAFTHCLEAYLASGFHPLADAVAIDGIHRVGRSLVTAVREGSDLAARTDMMVAAMEGAMAFQKGLGACHALAHALTPTSGVHHGLANAVVLPVVMEFNRGTSTARLARVAVALGDTSNAREEVLASNAIDRVRKLNAAIGIPARLRDVGVKEEDLPRIAEKGFQDASHLCNPRKVTEADLLAMVRDAW; this is encoded by the coding sequence ATGAAGCCGTTCGACATCCCCACCGAGCCCCGCGTCACCGAGATGGCGTGGCCCACCCGCATCGTCTTCGGCGCGGGGGCGCTCCAGCGTCTGCCCGCGCAGGCGCGGCGCCTGAAGATGCAGCGCCCCTTGCTCGTCACCGACGCGGGCGTGGTGAAGGCGGGGCTGGCCACGCGCGTCCTGGAGGTGATGAAGGGCGCGGGGCTGGCGTGCGCCGTGTTCGACGGCGTGGAGCCCAACCCCACGGAGAAGGACGTCTTCGCGGGCCTCGAGGCCTACCGCGCCAACGACTGCGACGGCATCGTCGCGCTGGGGGGCGGCAGCGCGCTGGACGCGGGCAAGCTGGTGCAGCTGCTCACGACCCACGAACCCCCGCTCAGCCGGTATGACGACGCGAAGGGCGGGGACCAGTACGTCCGGGACGACCTGCCGCCCCTCATCGCCATCCCCACCACGGCGGGGACGGGCTCGGAGGTGGGGCGCTCGGGCGTGGTGACGCTGGAGGACACCGGCCGCAAGACGGTCATCTTCAGCCCGGCCCTGTTGCCGCGCGCGGCCATCGTCGACCCGGAGCTGACGCTGGGGCTGCCGCCCGGCGTCACCGCGGCCACCGGCATGGACGCCTTCACGCACTGCCTGGAGGCGTACCTGGCCAGCGGCTTCCATCCGCTCGCGGACGCGGTCGCCATCGACGGCATCCACCGCGTGGGGCGCTCGCTGGTGACGGCGGTGCGCGAGGGCTCGGACCTGGCGGCGCGCACGGACATGATGGTCGCCGCGATGGAGGGCGCCATGGCCTTCCAGAAGGGCCTGGGCGCCTGTCACGCCCTGGCGCACGCGCTCACGCCCACCTCCGGCGTGCACCACGGGCTCGCCAACGCCGTCGTGCTCCCGGTGGTGATGGAGTTCAACCGGGGGACGAGCACCGCGCGGCTGGCGCGCGTGGCGGTGGCCCTGGGCGACACGTCGAACGCCCGCGAGGAGGTGCTCGCGAGCAACGCCATCGACCGGGTGCGCAAGCTCAACGCCGCCATCGGCATCCCCGCGCGCCTGCGGGACGTCGGCGTGAAGGAGGAGGACCTGCCGCGCATCGCGGAGAAGGGCTTCCAGGACGCGTCCCACCTGTGCAACCCGCGCAAGGTGACGGAGGCCGACCTGCTGGCCATGGTCCGCGACGCCTGGTGA
- a CDS encoding Nramp family divalent metal transporter, with translation MEGNAPSLATGTGKPGLMARFGPGILVAATGVGAGDLLTASLGGSAVGVSILWAAVVGSVLKGFLNEGIARWQLATGTTVLEGWARLGTGLRNVFLVYLLGWSFFTGGALISACGAAGDALWPLSSDAETSRRVWGVLHSLVGLVLVGLGGFKLFEKLMAACIGLMFGAVLFTAVGSGPDWAAATRGLVLPTLPAGGSVWVLGLLGGVGGTVTMLSYGYWIREKGREGPMSLRACQADLAVGYALTGLFGMAMVVIGSTLRLEGSGLKVATLLAQRLGDVIGPAGHWVFLVGFWGAVFSSLLGVWEGIPYLFADFLRIHRREKSTASVDLRTTRAWRLYLVALALVPLPMLWVPLQRAQLAYAVVGALFMPLLAATLLWLNNRRDWVGPLRNTWLVNAALVATLLLFLVVGLDEALEALRKLGAS, from the coding sequence ATGGAAGGCAACGCCCCCTCTCTCGCCACGGGCACCGGCAAACCCGGGCTGATGGCGCGCTTCGGCCCCGGCATCCTCGTGGCCGCCACGGGCGTGGGCGCCGGAGACCTGCTCACCGCCAGCCTCGGCGGCTCCGCGGTGGGCGTGAGCATCCTCTGGGCGGCCGTCGTCGGCTCGGTGCTCAAGGGCTTCCTCAACGAGGGCATCGCGCGCTGGCAGCTCGCCACGGGCACCACGGTGCTGGAGGGCTGGGCGCGCCTGGGCACGGGGCTGCGCAACGTCTTCCTCGTCTACCTGCTGGGCTGGAGCTTCTTCACGGGGGGCGCGCTCATCTCCGCGTGCGGCGCGGCCGGGGACGCGCTGTGGCCGCTCTCCAGCGACGCGGAGACCTCGCGCCGCGTCTGGGGCGTGCTGCACTCGCTCGTCGGCCTCGTGCTCGTGGGGCTGGGCGGGTTCAAGCTCTTCGAGAAGCTGATGGCCGCGTGCATCGGCCTGATGTTCGGCGCCGTCCTCTTCACCGCGGTGGGCTCCGGGCCGGACTGGGCCGCCGCGACCCGAGGCCTCGTCCTCCCCACGCTCCCAGCGGGCGGCTCGGTGTGGGTGCTCGGGCTGCTCGGCGGCGTGGGCGGCACGGTGACGATGCTGTCGTACGGCTACTGGATTCGCGAGAAGGGCCGCGAGGGGCCCATGAGCCTGCGCGCCTGCCAGGCCGACCTCGCCGTGGGCTATGCGCTGACGGGCCTGTTCGGCATGGCCATGGTGGTCATCGGCTCCACGCTGCGATTGGAGGGCAGCGGCCTGAAGGTGGCGACCCTGCTCGCCCAGCGGCTGGGAGACGTCATCGGCCCGGCGGGCCACTGGGTCTTCCTCGTCGGCTTCTGGGGGGCGGTCTTCTCCAGCCTGCTCGGCGTCTGGGAGGGCATCCCCTACCTCTTCGCGGACTTCCTGCGCATCCACCGCCGGGAGAAATCCACCGCGTCAGTGGACCTGCGGACCACGCGGGCGTGGCGTCTGTACCTCGTCGCGCTCGCGCTCGTGCCGCTGCCCATGCTCTGGGTGCCCCTGCAGCGGGCGCAGCTGGCCTACGCCGTGGTGGGCGCGCTCTTCATGCCGTTGCTCGCCGCGACGCTGCTGTGGCTGAACAACCGCCGCGACTGGGTGGGCCCGCTGCGCAACACCTGGCTCGTCAACGCCGCCCTCGTCGCCACGCTGCTGCTCTTCCTCGTGGTGGGGCTCGACGAGGCGCTCGAGGCGCTGCGCAAGCTCGGCGCCTCCTGA
- a CDS encoding macrolide family glycosyltransferase produces MRRRAHIAMVSIPAHGHVNPSLEVIRELVARGHRVTYANDPSFAEQVARTGAELVPYPSTLPREGVAGREWPEAPIAQFDVFLDDARALLPRLRAAYEKDRPDLFLYDIAGYVARILAENWGVPAIQLSPTYVAWEGYTQEMEPMMAALRAAPGGAEHYRRFSEWLKESGVRETDSTLFVGLPPRSLVLIPRAMQPHADRVDPRRYTFVGPCFGEREHQETWSRPPGAGKVLLISLGSAFTNQPAFYRRCMAAFGGMAGWHVVLNIGRHVKREELGDIPANFEVHAWLPQLAVVKQADAFITHAGMGSTQEGLWAGTPMIAVPQATDQFTNADRIVELGVGVRLDTEQATVEALRDALQRVTTDAAISSRARALRDELRDEGGAKRAADLIEAELPREP; encoded by the coding sequence ATGCGACGCCGTGCCCACATCGCGATGGTCAGCATCCCGGCCCACGGCCACGTGAACCCGAGCCTGGAGGTCATCCGGGAGCTGGTGGCGCGGGGGCATCGCGTCACCTACGCCAACGACCCGTCCTTCGCGGAGCAGGTGGCGCGCACGGGGGCGGAGCTGGTGCCCTACCCGTCCACGCTGCCGCGCGAGGGCGTGGCGGGGCGCGAATGGCCGGAGGCCCCCATCGCGCAGTTCGACGTGTTCCTCGATGACGCGCGGGCGCTGCTGCCCCGGCTGCGCGCCGCCTACGAGAAAGACCGGCCGGACCTCTTCCTCTACGACATCGCGGGCTATGTCGCGCGCATCCTCGCGGAGAACTGGGGCGTCCCGGCCATCCAGCTGTCGCCCACGTATGTCGCGTGGGAGGGCTACACGCAGGAGATGGAGCCGATGATGGCGGCCCTGCGCGCGGCCCCCGGAGGCGCCGAGCACTACCGCCGCTTCTCCGAGTGGCTGAAGGAGAGTGGCGTGCGCGAGACGGACTCCACCCTCTTCGTCGGGCTGCCGCCGCGCTCGCTCGTGCTCATCCCCCGCGCCATGCAGCCGCACGCGGACCGCGTGGACCCACGGCGCTACACCTTCGTCGGGCCGTGCTTCGGCGAGCGTGAGCACCAGGAGACCTGGAGCCGCCCACCTGGCGCCGGGAAGGTGCTGCTCATCTCCCTGGGGTCGGCCTTCACGAACCAGCCCGCGTTCTACCGGCGATGCATGGCCGCGTTCGGAGGAATGGCCGGCTGGCACGTCGTGCTCAACATCGGGCGGCACGTGAAGCGGGAGGAGCTGGGAGACATCCCCGCCAACTTCGAGGTCCACGCCTGGCTGCCACAGCTCGCGGTCGTGAAGCAGGCGGATGCCTTCATCACCCACGCGGGCATGGGCAGCACCCAGGAGGGCCTGTGGGCCGGCACGCCGATGATCGCCGTGCCCCAGGCGACGGACCAGTTCACCAACGCCGACCGCATCGTCGAGCTGGGCGTGGGCGTGCGGCTCGACACGGAGCAGGCCACGGTCGAGGCCCTGCGGGACGCGCTCCAGCGCGTCACCACGGACGCGGCCATCAGCTCCCGGGCCCGCGCGCTGCGCGACGAACTGCGCGACGAGGGCGGCGCGAAGCGGGCCGCGGACCTCATCGAGGCGGAACTGCCGCGGGAGCCTTGA
- a CDS encoding TetR/AcrR family transcriptional regulator: MGEAKTPDASRRSERSRQAILKAVVEQVGEVGYTRLTIEAVAARAGVGKQTIYRWWPTKGALVLDAFMALLGEPAMLPDTGDVARDLKVVMRATLVELVNPRFELPSRALTAETQMDPALAKQFVDALMRPNLEATKARLRVAQRVGQVAEGVDLDVAVELLFGPVYHRWLLRTAPLTERYADTVVDYVLAALRPPGPPGSAG, from the coding sequence ATGGGTGAAGCGAAGACGCCGGACGCCTCCCGACGCAGCGAGCGTTCGAGGCAGGCCATCCTCAAGGCGGTGGTCGAGCAGGTGGGGGAGGTGGGCTACACGCGGCTGACCATCGAGGCGGTCGCCGCGCGGGCGGGCGTGGGCAAGCAGACCATCTACCGCTGGTGGCCGACGAAGGGCGCGTTGGTGCTGGATGCGTTCATGGCGCTGCTGGGCGAGCCCGCCATGCTCCCGGACACGGGGGACGTGGCGCGGGACCTGAAGGTCGTGATGCGCGCCACGCTCGTGGAGCTGGTCAATCCGCGGTTCGAGCTGCCCTCGCGCGCGCTGACGGCGGAGACGCAGATGGACCCGGCGTTGGCGAAGCAGTTCGTGGATGCGCTGATGCGGCCCAACCTGGAGGCCACGAAGGCGCGGCTGCGCGTGGCGCAGCGGGTGGGGCAGGTGGCGGAGGGCGTGGACCTGGACGTCGCCGTCGAGCTGCTGTTCGGGCCCGTCTATCACCGCTGGCTCCTGCGCACGGCGCCGCTCACCGAGCGCTACGCGGACACGGTGGTCGACTACGTGCTCGCGGCCCTGCGCCCCCCGGGGCCGCCGGGGAGCGCGGGCTGA
- a CDS encoding HAD family hydrolase — translation MRRLAVLELDGTLTPDLLGGLLMRELVARGVCATREGQRMLELLTRHRSGQQGVAVTAVEVYQAFGRAVEGVAASVVERVAEVVWSRSRARLHPYVKPLVRELDREGFLVALVSSSPMEMVHLVATELGIDICRGAVLEIRRNRYTGSMLEAPGLVGARQRILLELAALHQASLPDSLAMGNAVADAELFERVGLPVVFEPVEVLAQQAAQRGWPVVHRHDVRQFLTSLVARPAPRCEVVRFAR, via the coding sequence ATGCGACGGCTGGCGGTGCTCGAACTGGATGGGACGCTGACGCCAGACCTGCTCGGTGGGTTGTTGATGCGAGAGCTGGTGGCGCGGGGTGTCTGCGCGACCCGTGAGGGCCAGCGTATGTTGGAGTTGCTGACGCGGCACCGTTCGGGGCAGCAGGGCGTCGCCGTCACCGCGGTCGAGGTCTATCAGGCCTTCGGGCGGGCGGTGGAGGGGGTGGCGGCCTCCGTGGTGGAGCGGGTGGCGGAGGTCGTCTGGAGCCGGTCGCGCGCGCGGCTCCATCCGTATGTGAAGCCGCTGGTCCGCGAGCTCGACCGCGAGGGATTCCTGGTGGCGCTCGTGTCGAGCAGCCCCATGGAGATGGTCCACCTGGTGGCGACGGAGCTGGGCATCGACATCTGCCGGGGCGCGGTGCTCGAGATTCGCCGCAATCGCTATACCGGGAGCATGTTGGAGGCGCCGGGGCTCGTGGGCGCCCGGCAGCGCATCCTCCTCGAACTGGCGGCGCTCCATCAGGCGAGCCTGCCGGATTCGCTCGCCATGGGGAACGCGGTGGCGGACGCGGAGCTGTTCGAACGGGTGGGGTTGCCGGTGGTCTTCGAGCCGGTGGAGGTCCTCGCGCAGCAGGCCGCGCAGCGCGGGTGGCCGGTGGTGCATCGGCATGACGTGCGCCAATTCCTGACGTCGCTCGTGGCGCGCCCGGCTCCTCGATGTGAGGTCGTCCGGTTCGCGCGATGA